One window of Pocillopora verrucosa isolate sample1 chromosome 9, ASM3666991v2, whole genome shotgun sequence genomic DNA carries:
- the LOC131777058 gene encoding alkaline phosphatase, tissue-nonspecific isozyme produces MKLIQDNLRVKPNTNTAKNAILFMGDGMGITTVTSSRILDGQLKGKTGEENVLSWEEFPWTALVKTYAVDQQGPDSASSATAFLSGVKTDQGVVGMDENVEWGRCASAKKEREVISILSLAELAGMSTGLVTTTRITHASPASAYAHSVDRRWESDADKKAKAYDDATSCKDIALQLAEYPYGNGIDVIFGGGRRELMHKNQTDPEYLDEKGERLDGRDLIQEWLQKHPNSHYVWNKSGFDKIDVEKTNRLMGLFEYSNMNYEVDRANDSAGEPSIAEMTEKAIKILQKNPKGYFLFVEGGRIDHGHHDGKAVRALHDAVALNKAVSKAMEMINKDETLVTVTADHSHVFTVGGYPKRGNPIFGTVRFLTEELAVDVENKTFTTLGYANGPGGLNGPRADLRGVNTAHKDFLQQATVRQSYETHGVEDVGVYADGPGAYLFHGVVEQQYLFHVMDHALCLSGGKQKSCDKHIKRGGQVKNNDACFVSPSSMYPLLMSAVLLAARP; encoded by the exons ATGAAGCTAATCCAAGACAACTTAAGAGTTAAACCAAACACGAACACTGCTAAGAACGCCATCCTCTTCATGGGAGATGGAATGGGTATTACGACTGTTACCTCCTCACGTATCTTAGACGGACAGCTGAAGGGGAAAACTGGTGAAGAGAATGTGTTGAGCTGGGAGGAGTTTCCCTGGACAGCTCTGGTCAAGACTTATGCTGTCGATCAACAGGGTCCAGATTCTGCAAGCTCTGCCACGGCGTTTCTGTCTGGAGTGAAAACAGACCAGG GTGTTGTTGGAATGGATGAAAACGTCGAATGGGGTCGATGCGCATCTGCAAAAAAAGAACGTGAAGTGATTTCGATTTTGTCACTCGCAGAGTTAGCTGGAATGTCAACTGGTCTGGTCACGACCACGCGGATTACACACGCGAGTCCCGCGAGTGCTTACGCGCACTCTGTGGACCGTCGTTGGGAAAGTGACGCGGATAAAAAGGCAAAAGCTTATGACGATGCTACGTCGTGCAAAGATATTG CCTTACAACTTGCCGAATACCCGTACGGTAATGGAATAGACGTCATATTTGGTGGAGGGCGAAGAGAGCTGATGCATAAAAACCAAACAGATCCTGAATACCTGGATGAAAAAGGAGAGAGACTTGACGGTAGAGACCTGATTCAGGAGTGGTTGCAGAAACATCCCAACTCGCATTACGTGTGGAACAAATCCGGTTTTGACAAGATTGATGTAGAAAAGACTAATCGTTTAATGG gacTTTTTGAGTACTCCAATATGAATTACGAAGTGGACCGAGCCAACGACAGCGCTGGCGAACCATCAATAGCAGAGATGACTGAAAAAGCCATCAAAATACTTCAGAAAAACCCAAAAGGATACTTCCTGTTTGTCGAAG GTGGACGTATTGATCACGGACATCATGATGGCAAAGCAGTCAGAGCTCTTCACGATGCCGTAGCTTTGAATAAAGCGGTGTCTAAGGCCATGGAAATGATTAACAAAG ACGAAACCCTTGTAACAGTAACCGCTGACCACTCACACGTTTTTACCGTCGGCGGGTACCCGAAGCGGGGAAACCCAATATTTGGTACAGTACGTTTTCTGACTGAAGAATTGGCTGTGGATGTGGAAAACAAGACATTCACGACCCTTGGTTACGCTAATGGTCCAGGAGGTTTAAATGGGCCACGTGCAGACCTTAGAGGGGTGAACACAGCACACAAGGATTTCTTACAACAAGCTACTGTCCGACAAAGTTATGAGACTCATGGAGTTGAAGATGTTG GAGTTTACGCGGACGGGCCTGGGGCCTACCTGTTTCACGGTGTGGTCGAacaacagtacctcttccatgTCATGGATCATGCGCTGTGTTTGAGTGGTGGCAAACAGAAATCATGTGACAAGCACATTAAACGAGGAGGACAAGTAAAGAACAACGATGCATGCTTTGTTTCGCCTTCTTCAATGTACCCTCTGCTAATGTCAGCAGTTTTGTTAGCTGCGAGGCCTTAA
- the LOC131777059 gene encoding monocarboxylate transporter 10-like, with product MITTAAPLWPAAHEETRTHCCVTCSLAAGRRVHKHDSGWAWLVGVCGCLCNVFTLGCSYSFGVIYPSLLDEFKRGKAQTAWIGSLCMSLTFFFGPLAGKLCDRFGPRGVTIIGALVSVIGLVATSQARNIFVIYLTYSTIFAFGGCCIYTSVFVIVPKYFLKYRSLATGMIAAGPGAGTFVMSPILARSIEELGWRGAFFIMAGIIASVCLLGCAFDPNAPTNPAERDVHREFEQGDKKKKHLSRNPSYLLLVFVTTIVILGNSVPQVHMARFCEEKGISLQVASTLYLVLGLCSVSARILVGRICDYKFVDQRFVYQGCLFVLGFSTLLCPLANSFPTVLVYFIAFGLFDGGQSTVANVLVLTSVQERQKARAFGLWLFCLSIIMACGPPLAGYIADSTGSYAPAFYLAGGSIITGASAFFVMYFLKRNTEEMELQTELVVIEKVTVV from the exons ATGATAACGACTGCTGCTCCCCTTTGGCCGGCCGCGCATGAAGAAACAAGAACTCATTGCTGTGTTACCTGCTCTCTAGCTGCGGGAAGACGAGTTCACAAGCACGACAGTGGCTGGGCGTGGCTGGTGGGTGTGTGTGGCTGTCTTTGTAACGTGTTTACTCTGGGCTGTTCGTATAGTTTTGGTGTCATATACCCGTCACTTTTGGACGAGTTCAAGCGAGGCAAAGCTCAAACAG cgtGGATTGGCTCCCTTTGCATGTCCCTGACCTTCTTCTTCGGCCCACTGGCGGGAAAACTCTGCGATCGTTTTGGCCCCAGAGGTGTTACAATCATTGGTGCCTTGGTGTCTGTGATCGGACTTGTTGCGACTTCTCAGGCTCGGAATATATTCGTGATATACTTGACATACAGCACAATATTTGCTTTTGGAGGTTGTTGTATCTACACCAGCGTATTTGTCATTGTGCCCAAGTATTTTTTGAAATACCGTTCATTAGCAACTGGAATGATTGCGGCGGGGCCTGGAGCCGGCACATTTGTAATGAGCCCTATTTTAGCACGCTCTATAGAGGAGCTTGGATGGCGTGGGGCATTTTTCATAATGGCTGGTATCATCGCATCTGTTTGTCTCCTTGGTTGTGCATTTGATCCCAACGCTCCGACGAATCCTGCCGAACGAGACGTACATCGTGAGTTTGAGCAAGgcgacaagaaaaaaaaacatttgtcacGTAATCCTTCATATTTGCTATTGGTTTTCGTTACAACTATTGTGATTTTAGGAAATTCAGTTCCTCAAGTCCACATG gcTCGCTTCTGTGAAGAGAAAGGCATTAGTCTACAAGTCGCCTCGACGCTCTACCTAGTGCTTGGACTGTGCTCAGTTTCCGCCAGAATTTTAGTCGGTCGCATATGTGATTATAAATTCGTTGATCAGCGATTTGTCTACCAAGGATGCCTGTTTGTTCTTGGTTTTTCAACTCTACTCTGTCCATTGGCAAATAGCTTCCCGACTGTGCTCGTTTATTTCATAGCATTTGGTTTGTTTGACGGTGGGCAATCGACTGTGGCAAATGTGTTGGTGTTAACCTCTGTACAAGAACGACAGAAGGCTCGTGCTTTTGGATTGTGGCTGTTTTGTCTGTCAATCATAATGGCTTGTGGACCGCCCCTTGCAG GTTACATTGCGGACTCCACGGGTTCATACGCGCCTGCATTCTATTTGGCAGGCGGTAGCATCATAACTGGTGCCAGCGCTTTCTTCGTAATGTACTTCCTAAAAAGAAACACGGAGGAGATGGAATTGCAAACCGAGCTTGTTGTAATAGAAAAAGTTACAGTTGTGTGA